One Eptesicus fuscus isolate TK198812 chromosome 13, DD_ASM_mEF_20220401, whole genome shotgun sequence genomic window, TCCTGTGCCTATTTCCTTGTCTGCAAAATGGACTGCGCCACCATGAGAGCTATGGAGGGCCTTCTGGAGACTCGTCAGCACCTACCCAGGCTCACCTGAGTTGGCAAGGGCCAGGGCCTTCAGCAGGACATACTCCTCCCGCTCCAGCCGCAGGGCCTGCAGTCGCCGCACTAGCTGCAGCAGGGCAGCCCCGAGTTCCCCCAGGCCAGCTGCTCGTGCCCCCTCTTCATCCAGGACCAGGTCCTCAGCGAAGGCCAGCTCATCCTGCAGCGGCAGTGAGCGCTGGGCCacacccagcaccagcacctccATCCATACGCTCTGCAGTACTGACATCTGGTCCGACAGTGACAGTGACGAGAACCCTGGAGGACCATGGGGAGTGCACCGGGCTGAGCAGGCaccagagccaggcctggcctggccacccagGGGAGCCCgcatcacctggccctttacctGGGATGCTCTTGGCCCAGCTGATGGTGACCACAATCTCTCGGTCAAAGAGGTCACAGAGGGTAGCTACGGCTGGGAGGTGTCCATCAGGGCCCGCTGGGTCGGGCATGGCATACAGCTTCTCAGGCTCTACCACCAGCAGGTGGGACACCAGTGCGTTCACTGGGGCTGCAGTGACAGTTGGAAGAGGCACTCGAATTCATCACCTTGCAGGCCCTTTGGAGTCAAACATCTCCCAGAGTCAGTCCCCCCGTGGCTTCCCTCCACAGCCACTGGTCAGCAGGCTCAGACACCTTCCTCCAGGAAGGGCTCTGCCTGACTCCCAGGGGAGGGCTCTGCCTGACTCCCAGGGGAAGTCAGTCTGTTGTGAACAGGTTCTGGGTGTTAGGGAACCTTTCCCTGTTCCCAGCTGTACTGCTCAGGACTGACAGAAAAAGGTCTTTTCAAAAGTGCTTTTGGGGAAAACGGGTAAGTGAATAGATGAGGAGAAAAGTGGGGTCCCAGTGCCCAAAATAACTCCTCTCCTCAGTGAATGACACCAGGTAGGCCTCTTGCGTCCTAGCACAATCCCGACCCTAGAGCTCCAAGGACCCACAGACTCACCTGTCTTCCGAGGGCCTCCAGCTACTGCCAGGGGTCCGGCAGGGAAGGGTCCCGGGAAGGGCAGTGGATCCACCTCTGGTCGCCGCTTGTACTTCTGTCGCCCACCCCGGACACGGTCCAGACGTACCCCTTGAATTgtaggacagggctgtgtcctaGAGGCTGGGGGTGGCTTGCTCTACAGAGCCCTCCTGCCCAATCCATTCCACCACCACGTCTCAGGCTTTGCCCCCTCCAGCCCCATGCGCCCAGCTCCCCCAACCTTTGCCAAGGCTCCTGCCCAGCACTCACCTTCTTTGAGCATGCCCACCCGCAGGCACTTGGTGAAGCGACAGGCCTGGCAGGCCTTGCGTCTCCGCTTGGTGATCTCACACTCATTGGAAGCCGGACAGCTGTACTCGATGCTCCCTGCCAGGAAGAGGCAGGGCTCCAGTGGCGGcctcccagggcctggaggaggcccaGCAGACAGGAGAGCCCTGACTCCCCGGGCAAGCACAGGTCTGGGGAGAGCAGGAGTGCCGTGAGTGGGGCAGGGAAGCCCGGGGCGGTGAGGAGaatggctgctgggctgggggcccccGTCTGGGCAAAAGGGCTGGGACCAGGGGAGTCAGGCTGCGTCTTGTCAAGCCACATCTCGGTCTCCTGCCCTCGTCTGCTCTCTTCAAGGCTTACAATGGCCTCTCCATTGCTACCTCTAATGGGCAATTCTCACCTTCACCTTCCAGGGCCTAAAGGGGTGTCTAACACCCACTCCTAGGAACTCTGAGacactttttctcttttgcttttagGACACCCTCCTGGTTTCCAGGCCACCTCACTGGCCATTGTGGGCTCTGTGCATCCCCTGTGCTCCTGCCATTGAAGAACCCAGGCCTGCCCTCTGACCCCGTCTCCACTGACTCATTCCCATGCTGACGGTCCCTAAGTCATAGGCTTTCAAGTTTGTATCTCCTGCCTGGACCTGCCTACACTAGACTCACATCCCACTGCCTCCTCGACATCTCGCACGTCTGTCTAGAAGGCCGCACAAACCTAACCTGTCCGAAAGGGAGCCCGTGATGGACCCCTCCGAAACCTGCAACTCCATCCGCCAGCTGCTCACGCAGACACCTAGGCGACATCTCATTCCGTCTCCCGCCCCAAATCCAACCCTTCAGCTGATCCTGGTGGGCTTTACCGCCCGAcatggcctcctgctctgcccttgCCTGAGGCATGTGATTAAACCTAAGTTAGGTCCTGTCCCGCCCCAGCTCAAACCCTCCAGTGATTTCCCTTCTCAGAGTAAAAGCCCAGTGAACCCTGCGGCCTGAGGCCTGCACCCCGGCTCCTCACCCCTCTGACCTCTTCCTCCGTGTACTCTGTTGTGGctccaggcccctcactcagggccCACAGCTCCCTTTCTCCTGCAGGCTCCCCTGTGGTCACCTCGCggaggccttccctggccaccctGCGAGGGGAGGGG contains:
- the ESRRA gene encoding steroid hormone receptor ERR1, coding for MSSQVVGIEPLYIKAEPASPDSPKGSSETETEPPVALAPGPAPTRHLPGHKEEEDGEGAGPGEQGGGKLVLSSLPKRLCLVCGDVASGYHYGVASCEACKAFFKRTIQGSIEYSCPASNECEITKRRRKACQACRFTKCLRVGMLKEGVRLDRVRGGRQKYKRRPEVDPLPFPGPFPAGPLAVAGGPRKTAPVNALVSHLLVVEPEKLYAMPDPAGPDGHLPAVATLCDLFDREIVVTISWAKSIPGFSSLSLSDQMSVLQSVWMEVLVLGVAQRSLPLQDELAFAEDLVLDEEGARAAGLGELGAALLQLVRRLQALRLEREEYVLLKALALANSDSVHIEDAEAVEQLREALHEALLEYEAGRAGPGGGAERRRAGRLLLTLPLLRQTAGKVLAHFYGVKLEGKVPMHKLFLEMLEAMMD